TTCCGTCGCTGCTTTTCAGGGGCGGTGGCGAGGAAAGGTTACAGCGGGCTGGGGAACTGCGCGTCGGATTCGGCACTGCCCACCTTGTGCCACGCGGCAACGTCCAGTTCATGGCCCAGCTTCACCGAAAGCCCTTTGAAATTCGGGCGCTCAAGGCTCCAGACGAAGAGGTTCTCGCGGTTGGGACCGGAGAAATAATCGATCACGTCCAGATGATGCGCGAACCAATCGCGCCGCCAGGCGTCCAGCACGGCGTGGCGGTGTGGCAAGCCGCGATGCTTGCGGTAGCTTTGCAGGTAAGCGCCCTCGGCATGTCGCGCCCGGCTGCGCAGCCAGGCTTCCACATCGCGCGTGTTGAGAACGAAAAGCGCCTTCGGGTAGGCCGCGTGCAGGGCGCGGAACTCGCGAAATCCCTCGATCAGCCCAGATTCATCCACCTGCTCGATATCGGTAAACACGTCCACCTCGGCCCAGCCCGCTAAGGGACGCCGCCCCGCAGCAAGATCGCTTTGCAGATCGCGCGCAAGCTGGCCGAACTCCCAATGGGCAGCGCGATAGCCGTGGTGTTCCAAAAAACGGCCGATGGCGCGGGTGCCACACCGGTTGAACCCGATCTGGAACACTTTTCGCCTTTGTCCTGACATTTCAAATCTCTTGGGTCTCAATCCGGCACCCTATGCGGCACCTTCCCTAGGGGTACCCTAAACACCGGAAAAGGCAAGGCTTCCCGCCCCGCCTCAGGCCCTAGAGCATCGAGGGCACCACCTGATCCGGCGGGCGGTGGCCGTCTTCAAAGGTCTTGATGTTGATGATCACCTTCTCGCCCATCTCGATGCGGCCCTCTTCGGTGGCCGAGCCCATATGGGGCAGCAGGATCACGTTGGGCAGATCGGCAAGGCGCGGGTTGACCATCTGGCCCTGCTCGTACACGTCGAGCGCCGCGCCGGCGATGTCGCCGGCCCGCAATGCACGCGTCAGGGCGGCTTCGTCCACCACCTCGCCGCGCGAGGTGTTCACAATCACCGCGGTGGGCTTCATCAGCTTCAGCCGCCGCGCGTTCAGCAGGTGGAAGGTGGCCGGCGTATGGGGACAGTTGATCGAGAGGATATCCACCCGGCTGATCATCTGATCGAGGCTCTCCCAATAGGTTGCCTCCAGAGCGGCTTCGGTGTCGCGGTGCAGGCGGCGGCGGTTGTGGTAGTGGATCTGCATCCCAAAGGCCTTGGCGCGTTTGGCAACGGCCTGACCGATCCGGCCCATCCCGAGAATCCCCAGCCGCTTGCCCGCCACCCGGTGGCCGAGCATACCCGTGGGTGCCCAACCGGCCCATTGGCCATCCTGCACCATGCGCACCCCTTCCACGAGGCGGCGCTTGAGCCCGATGATCAGGGCAATGGCCATATCGGCGGTGTCATCGGTCAGAACATCCGGCGTGTTGGACACGAGAATCCCGCGCTGACGCGCGGTCTGCACGTCGATGTGATCCACCCCCGCCCCATAGCTCGCGATCAGCTTCAGCCGCTCGCCCGCCTGCCCCAGCATGCCGCCGTCGATCACATCGGTGATCGTGGGCACGAGCACATCGGCGCGTTTCATCGCCTCGACAAGCTCCTGTTTCGTCATGGGCTTGTCGTCTTCACGCAGTTCCACGTCGAACAATTCCTTCATGCGGGTCTCGACGCTTTCGGGCAACCGTCGCGTCACGACAACACTCAGGCGTTTGGATGGCATTGGCGGCTTCCCTTTTCTTCCAATCGCTCGCGGCTGGTGCCACACTGCCCCCTAGCGACGGCAGGCACAAGAACCTGCCGCAAGGTTTGAGGGTCGGGCGAGCAATTTTATTTCGCCGACAGGGTTGACGTGTGGAGGCAGGATGCGTCTGCGAGCGCGCGCCATTGCAGTGGCGAGTTTGATATCTGTTTTGGCAACCGGCAGCTGGGCCGAAGAGCGTGGCCCCGTGACCAATCTTCCCATCCCCCGTTTCGTCTCGATGAAGGCGTCTGAAGGCAACGTGCGCCGTGGGCCGAGCCTGACGCATCGGATCGACTGGGTGTTCAAGCGGCGCGACATGCCGCTGGAAATCACCGGCGAATACGGCCATTGGCGGCGTGTGCGTGATCGAGATGGCGCCGGCGGCTGGGTGCATTACTCGCTGCTGTCCGGCACGCGGACGGTGATCATCGAACAGGATATGCTCACCTTACGCGCCCGCCCCGATGAACGCAGCCCCGAGACAGTGCAATTCGAGGCCGGTGTCGTGGCGCGGCTGGGCGAATGCACCACCGACTGGTGCCGCCTCTCTGCCGGTGGCTATCGCGGCTGGGCACAGAAGGCCGCCCTTTGGGGCGTGATGCCCGACGAGATCCGCGAGTAAACCGGTCTTGCCGCGCACGGCTGGGCTTTGCTAGGGCTGAAAGCGAACCGACACCCCGGAGCCCGCCCCATGCTTCCAACAGACCGCAGCCGCCTTGGCGCAATGGCGGGCATCGCCTCGACCGGGGTGGCGCTCACACTGGTGCTTCTGAAGCTCTGGGCGCTGGCGGTGACGGGCTCGCTTTCCGTGGCCTCCTCGCTCACGGACAACGCGCTGGATCTCCTTATGAGCCTCGGGGCTTTGGCGGCGATCCTCTACGCGGCACGCCCGCCGGATGAGGATCACGCCTTTGGTCACAGCAGCGCCGAGGATCTGGCCGCACTTGGGCAGGCCGCCTTCATCCTCGTGGCCGCCGCGCTGATTTCCATCGCTGCCATCAGCCGCCTGCTCTCGGGCGATCCGCCCGACATCACGCAGGAGGGCGTAGGGATGGCGATCATTGCGGTGTCGGTCGTTCTCACCCTCGCGCTGGTGTTGTTCCAGCGCTATGTGGTCGCGAAAACCGGCAACCGCGTGGTGGCGGCGGATTCGCTGCATTACCTGTCGGACCTCGTGCCCAATCTCGGGGCCATCGTCGCGCTCTTTGCCGCCTCGCGCTACGGGATGAACCATCTGGACAGCGGCATCGCGCTGGCCACAGCGGCCATGCTGGTGGTGAGCGCGCTGCACATCGGCAAGGGCGCGTGGGACGCGCTGATGGACCGTGCAGCGGACCCGAAGCTGGTGGCGGAAGTGGAAAAGATCGTGGACGGCTGGCCCGGCGTGCAGGGCCACCATGATCTGCGCAGCCGCTCGGCGGGCTCACAGGTCTTCATCAACATGCATATCGAGGTGGACGGTAGCCTGACGCTGTTTGAAGCCCATGAGATCGGCGCCGCCCTGAAGCGCGAGATCTGCACCCGGTTTCCCGAAGTGGATCTGATTATTCACAAGGATCCGGCGCACTAGGGGGCTATCGGAATACACAGCCGGGAAGGCCCCGCCCGGGGTGGGGGCTGAAAGCCCCCGCCTTGGGGGCGGGCGGGGGCTGCCCGGCGTGCCGCCGGGCAAGAGGGCTTATTCCGCCGCGATCAGCCCACGCCCCTTGAGCAGCGCCTCAACGCCGGGCATACGCCCACGGAAACCCGTGTAGAGCGTTTCCGCCTCTTCGGAGCCGCCGGTGGAAAGGATCCGCGCCTCCAACCGCTGCGCGGTGTCGGCATCAAAGGGATCGCCCGCTTCCTCGAAGGCCTCAAACGCATCGGCATCCATCACTTCGCTCCACATGTAGCTGTAGTAGCCCGAGGAGTAGCCGTCGCCTGCGAAGACATGGGCAAACTGCGGCGTGGCGTGGCGCATGCGGATCGCTTTCGGCATGCCGATTTCGGCCAGAACCTCGGCCTGTTTCGCCATCGTGTCCGCCGGGGCCGCCCCTTCGTGGAAGGCCAGATCCACAAGCGCGGACGCCACATATTCCACCGTCGAAAAGCCCATGTCGAAATTCTGCGCCTCCAACAGACGCGCGAGCAGATCGGCAGGCATCGCTTCGCCTGTCTCGGCATGAGTGGCATATTCCGCCAGAACTTCGGGCACCGCCAGCCAGTGCTCGTAGAGCTGGCTCGGCAGCTCCACGAAATCGCGCGCCACGGAGGTGCCGGAGATCGACTCATAGGTCACATCCGACAGCATCTGGTGCAACGCGTGGCCGAACTCGTGAAACAGCGTGCGCGCATCGTCAAACGACAGCAGCGCGGGCTGACCAGCTTCCGGCTTGGCGAAATTGCAGACGTTCACCACGATGGGCCGCACCTCGCCGCCGAGCTTCTTCTGGCTGCGCATCGCCGAGCACCATGCGCCGGAGCGCTTGGAGGCGCGGGCAAAATAATCGCCGATGAACACCGCCATATGGCGGCCATCGCGCAGCACTTCCCAGGCGCGCACGTCGGGGTGGTAAAGCGGCACGTCGAGCGGCTTGAAGGTCAGGCCGAAGAGGCGCGTTGAACAGTCAAACGCCGCCTCGATCATGCGATCAAGCTGCAGGTAGGGCTTGAGCTCGGCCTCATCCAGGTCATGCTCGGCCTTGCGCCGTTTCTCGGCGTAATAGCGCCAGTCCCAGGCTTCCAGATCGCCGTTGATCCCGTCGGCCTGCATCATTGCCTCCAGCACCTGCGCGTCCGCATCTGCCTGCGCCTTGGCCGGGGCCCAGACAGCCATCAGCAGATCGCGCACGGCCTCGGGCGTGCCGGCCATTTCGGTTTCCAGCTTGAAGGCGGCGAAGTTCGGATAGCCCAGAAGCTTGGCGCGCTCCTCGCGCAAGCCCAGTGTTTCCACGGTGAGGGCGCGGTTGTCGGTGTCACCGCCGTTGGCCCCACGGGCGCACCAGGCCTCAAACGCCTTACGGCGCAGCTCCCGGCGGGGGGAAAACTGCAGGAAGGGCACAATGAGTGAGCGCGAGAGCGTGATCACATGGCCCTCCACGCCCTTCTCCTGTGCCGCAGAGCGCGCGGCGGCCAGAAGAAAGCCCGGCAAGCCTTCCAGATCCTCTTCCGCCAGTGCCATATGCCATCCGCTTTCATCGGCCAGAAGGTTCTGGGTGAACTGCGTGCCCAGCACCGCGAGCCGCTCTTTGACATCCCGAAGCCGTTCGGCCTGCGCCCCCTCAAGCTGCGCGCCTGCCCGCACGAAGCTGCGCCGGGTCAGCATCAGCACGCGCGCCTGCTCCGGGGTGAGGCCCAGCGTATCGCGGCGGTCCCAGAGCGCCTCGATCCGCTCAAACAGCGCGCGGTTCATGGTGATCTCGGAGCCATAGGCGGCAAGCTTGGGCGAGAACTCCCGCTGCAGCGCCTGCCGCGCGGGGTTACTGTCGGCGCCGGCGAGATTGTAGAAAGTCCCCAGAACCCGGCTCAAGCCCTCATCGGCCTGCTCCAGCGCCTCGATCGTGTTGGCGAAGCTGGGCGCTTCCGGGTTTTCCGCGATGGCCTTGATCTGGCCACGGGCCTCGGTGAGAGCGGCCTCGAAAGCGGGGGCAAAATCCTCGTCCGATATTTCGGCGAAAGGCGGCAGGCCGAAGGGCGTGGTCCATTGGGTGAGCAGCGGGTTGGACATGGTGGAACTCCTTTGTTGGCAGGCAAGCTAAGCCGCTGCCGGGGGAAGTTCCAGAGCGCGCACGTCGTTTTGAGCAAGGGCTTTGCCGGGTGGCGGCAGACCGCCACCCGCGAAAGGTTACTCCACCGTGATGGTGATCACATCCGACACTACTGGCGGCTCATGGGCCACGTGGAAGGCATCGCCCATCACCAGCTGCAGCGTATGTGTGCCGGGGGGCAGCTCCAGCGTCACCTGCGTCTGCCCGCCGCCGAAATGCTTGTGGTTGTCATCGGCCGGGATCGGCTCCACGCCATCGGCGGCAGCATCGAATGGTGCGCGGTTGAGGAACAGGTGGTGGTGGCCGGTGTTGTCCCACTCCACGCCCGCGGGCGCGACGCCGATGCCCACTGCGCCAAAGGCCACCGTCACGGGGCCAGAAATGGTGTCACCGTCCTTCGGGCTGATGATATACACCTGCGCGCCCTCGGGCGAAGGCGTCTCACCGGCGAAAGCCGGGGCTGCGGCAAGGGCCAAGATGGCCAGAAATTTCTTCATTCTATCCTCCCTTGAAATCCCGGCTCCTCAGGCCGGATAGCGGAAAGATAGCACGCTTGCCTCAGAAGTCGTTAACGTGGCCCTTCTGGCGCAGTTTCTTTTCCAGCTGGCGCAGGGCGAGCGAGAGCGTAATCGTCATGGTCAGATAGATCAGGGCGACGACGTTGTAGGTCTCGAAATAGCGGAAGTTTCCAACAGCGGTGACTTTGCCAAGCTGGGTGATGTCCAGCACGCCCAACACGGAGACGAGCGAAGAATCCTTCACCATGGCGATGAAATCATTGCCCAGCGGCGGCAGGATCGTGCGGATCGCCTGCGGGAAGATGATGAAGCGGAAGCGGTGCCAGCGCGAAAGCCCCAGCGCCTGCGCAGCCTCGATCTGGCCTTCGTCCACCGAAAGCAGCCCGGCCCGGAAGACCTCGCCGATGAAGGCGGAATAGGCGATGGTGAGCGCGATGATGGCGCGCCAGAGGAGGCTGAAATCGCGGGTCCGGATCGGCTCCAGCCCGACAAGCCCGGTGGCCCAGTTCCACAAAGCAACAAGCACGGGCGCGAGCACGAAGGCGACGTAGAGCAGCAGAACGATGATCGGAATGCCGCGGATCACCTCTGTATAGAAGCGCGCGATCTGCCGGATCAGCAGCCAGCGCGAGCCCGCCGCCAGCGCCAAGAGAAGCCCGAGAAGGCTTGCCAGCGTAAACCCAACAATCGTGACGAAAATCGTGATCCCGATGCCCTTGGAGAGTGTTTGAAGGATCTGGCGGTACAGATCATCCGTCACCACCTGGTAAAAGAGGGTGAGGCCAATGGCGGCCACGGCAAGCAGCCACCACGGGAAATCGGGTTTCTTAGGTTTCATGGGTTCTTACAAATCGCCCGGCGGCACGCCGGGCAGCGCCTGCCTGCCCCCCGGCAGGCGCTGCCCTCTGGTGTGCTGAGGTGCGATCAGGCTCATCCGCCGATCTTGTACTCGAGGAACCACTTGGTGTTCAGAGCATCCAGCGTGCCGTCTTCCTTCATGGAAGCAATCGCGGCATTGATCGGCGCGACAAGCTCGGAGCCTTTCGGGAAGATGAAGCCGAAATCCTCAGAGCCCAGCGGCTCGCCGATGATCTTCAGCTTGCCTTCGGAGGCCGCCACATAGCCGTTGGCCGCCGTGCTGTCGGAAAGCACGAGATCCACATCGCCCGTGCGCAGCGCCTGCACGCCGGCACCGAAGGTTTCAAACAGCTTGATGCGCGGGTTGGCCTCATTGCCGTCGAGCACATCGTAAACGCCCACATAGAACGGGGTGGTGCCCGGCTGGGCGGCCATCAGCAGATCTTCATTGGCGGCAAAGCTTGCCGCATCGGTGAAGCGTTCTTCATCGGCAGCCACGATCATCAGCATTTCCGAGCGCATGTAGGGGGCGGAGAAATCCACCATCTCGGCACGATCCTCGCGGATGGTGATGCCGGTCATGCCCAGATCATACTGGCCTTCGGAAACGGCGGGGATCATCGCGTCCCAGCTGATGTTCTCATAGGTCACGGTGGCGTTCAGACGTTTGGCGATCTCGGCCATCGCGTCATATTCCCAGCCCACGGCCTCGCCCGAGCCCGGCTCGACGAACTGAAGCGGCGGGTAGGCGTTTTCGGTGACAACGACGATCTCCTGACCGCCCAGATCGGGCAGATCGGCGGCGGAGGCGAACGTGGCGAGCGACGCGAAAGCGGCGGCCAGAACAGGTTTGACGGCAGACATCATGGCAGACATGGGGAACTCCTGCTGGGGTGTGATTGGGTGCGAACCTAGTGCCGAAGCCCCCCGCCCCGCAAGCGCTATCCCTGCGCGCAGCAGGGGCAACCGGCGCGTTTCTTCACGGTAATGCTGCGCGTTTCAGCATAAAGCGCGTCATAGATCATCAAGCGGCCCCGCAAGCCCTCGCCCGCGCCCGCAATCTCCTTCACTGCCTCGACCGCCATCATCGCCCCGATGACGCCGGGCAGCGGGCCAAGCACCCCTGCGGCAGCGCAGGAGGGCGCAAGCTCTGGCGCGGGGGCCTCAGGAAAGACGCATTGATAACAGGGCGCGCCGCGCGCCGGATCAAACAGGCTGATCTGCCCTTCCCATTGCGTCAACGCGCCAGAAATCAACGGCTTGCCCAGCGCGACGCAGGTTTGGTTGACCAGATAGCGCGTCTCGAAGTTGTCGGTGCCGTCGAGCACGAGGTCATACTCGGCGAAAAGCTCCGGCGCGATCTCTGCGGTGAGGCGGCGGTTGTAGGGTTTCACCGTGATATGCGGGTTCTGCGCCAGCATCGCGGCCTCGGCAGAGAACACCTTGGGCGTGCCGATACGGCCATCGGTGTGCAGCACCTGCCGCTGGAGGTTTGAGTTGTCCACCGTGTCGGCATCGATCACGCCAATGGTGCCGACGCCCGCCGCCGCCAGATAGAGCAGCGCGGGCGAGCCCAGCCCCCCGGCCCCGATCACCAGCACACGCGCATCCTTCAGGCGCTTCTGCCCTGGGCCACCCAGCTCGCGCAGCACGATGTGGCGGGCGTAGCGGTCCAGCTCGGTGTCCGAAAACGGCCCCGCCTGCGCCGCCACAGCCTCGGCCACCTCGGCTTGGCGGCCGTCATGGCGGCCCCTAAGGCGGATCAGAAGGGCGCGGTAGGCGAAGATCAACACGCCCACGCCGCCCAGGATCAGCCAGTTCGCCACCGAGCCGCCGGTGTTCATCCGCAGCGGTGCATCGGCGGGCAGCGTCAGGTGGATCAAGATCATGGCCAGGTAGATCACCGCGATCAGCGCCAGCCGCAGCTTGCGCGGCGCGCCCATGAAATGCCCGGTGACCCAGACAACGGCCATGACAAAGAGGATATTGCCCATCGCCTAGCCGCGCCCGGTGGAGCCAAAGCCGCCAGCGCCCCGCGCCGTCTCGCTTAAGGCATCTGCCAGTTCAAAACGCGCCTGCACCACGGGGGCCACGATCATCTGCGCGATCCTGTCGCCATGCTGCACCGTGAACGCCTCCTGCCCGGCGTTGAGCAGGATCACCCCAAGGGGGCCGCGATAATCGCTGTCGATGGTGCCCGGCGTGTTGGGCAGGGTAATCCCATGCTTGAGCGCAAGGCCCGAGCGCGGACGGATCTGCACCTCGAAGCCGGCCGGGATCTCCAGCCGCAGCCCGGTGGAAATGAGCGCCCGTTCACCGGGGGCGAGCGTCACGGCTGCCTTGCCCGGAAGATCTGCACGCAGATCTGCCCCGGCGGCCCCGGCGGTTTCATAGGCAGGAAGCGGCAGGCTGCGGTCTGCATCTTCGGTGTGGGAGATGCGGATCACCGGTGTCATGCCAGCGCGTCCGCGATTTCCTGCGCCAGACGGTTGGCGACCTGATCCTTGCCCATGCGCGGCCAGCTGTCGGCCCCGTCTGCCCGGATCAGCGTCACCGCGTTTTCGCTGCCGCCCATGATGCCGGTTTCCGGCGACACATCATTGGCCACGATCCAGTCGCACCCCTTGCGCGCCCGCTTGGCGGTCGCATGGGCCAACACGTCGTCGGTCTCGGCGGCAAAGCCCACCACCAGCGCCGGGCGGCCCGTTTTCATCTGGCTCACACCGGCGAGGATGTCGGGGTTTTCGGCAAATTCCAGCACCGGAAGCCCGCCCTTGCCGTCTTTCTTGATCTTGGACGCGCTTTCGCTGGCCACCCGCCAATCGGCCACGGCGGCGGCGAAGATGGCGGCGTCGGCTGGCAGCGCAGCCTCCACGGCCTCTTTCATCTGGCGGGCGGTTTCCACCTGCACCAGCCGCACGCCCTGCGGCGGCGGCACATCAGCGGGGCCGGTGACAAAGGTCACATCCGCGCCCAGCGCCACCAGCGCGCGCGCCAGAGCCGTGCCTTGCGCGCCCGAGGAGCGGTTGGCGATGTAGCGCACCGGGTCAATCGGCTCATGGGTGGGGCCGGAAGTCACCAGCACGTGCTTGCCCTTCAGCGGCCCCTCTTTCAGGGCGGTCTCAATGGCGGCGACGATCTCCAGCGGTTCCGCCATGCGGCCGGGGCCATATTCGCCGCAGGCCATGTCCCCCTTGTTGGGGCCGACCGTCAGAATGCCATCGGTTTCAAGGGTTTCCAGATTGCGCTGGGTGGCGGGGTGCTCCCACATGCGCACGTTCATCGCGGGCGCGATGAGCACGCGCTTGTCGGTGGCCATGAGCAGCGTGGAGGCCAGATCATTGGCGTGGCCGCCCGCCATTTTGGCCATCAGATCGGCCGTGGCCGGGGCGACAACCACCAGATCGGCGGCGCGCGAGAGCTCGATATGGCCCATCTCGGCCTCATCCGTCAGATCAAACAGATCGCGGAAAACCTTCTGGCCGGCCAATGCAGATGTGGAAAGCGGGGTCACGAATTCCTCGGCAGCGCGCGTGAGAACCGGCGTCACGGTTGCGCCGCGTTCACGCAGGCGGCGGATCAGATCGAGGGATTTGAAGGCGGCGATCCCGCCCCCGATGATCAGCAAAATCCGTTTGCCTGCCAGCATCTTCACGCCCGCTCTTGTTGCAACCGGTTCAGGTGTAGGCCCCCGCGCACCCGCTGGCAAGGGGAGCCGGGGTGCGGGGCGCGCAGGGGGCTACTGGGGGGAGCGGATCAGTTCAGATAGGCCAGCACCTGCGGGCTTTGATCGGCCATATGCTTGCGCATCTTGTCAAACGCGATGCTTTCGAGCTGGCGCACACGTTCCTTGGAAAGCCCAAGTTCCTCGCCAAGGCTCTGCAGAGTGCGCGGATCTTCCTGCAGCTTGCGGGCCTGCACGATGAAGCGCTCGCGCTCATTCAGGGTGCTCAGCGCATCTGCGATCCATTGGCTCATGGTGGCGCTGTCGTGCATGTCTTCCACCTGCTCAGCAGCTTGCGGGCCATCATCCTCCAAGGCCTCAATCCACTCGCGGCCCTCTTCGTCGGAAGATTGCTGCGCGTTGAGCGAGAAATCAGAGCCCGCAAGGCGGCCCGACATCATCTGCACATCGGCCAGCGGTACGCCGATCTCGGTGGCGATCATCTGTTGGATCTGGAACGCGTCCAGATGCTCACCATTTGCCCCTGCCTCGCGCTCAAGCCGGGCCTGCACACGTTTCATGTTGAAAAACAGGGACTTCTGGCTCGCCGTGGTACCAGTGCGCACCATGGACCAGTTGCGCATCACGTAGTCCTGGATCGACGCTTTGATCCACCACACAGCGTAGGTGGAGAAACGCACGCCGCGATCGGGATCAAATTTGTCCGCCGCTTTCATCAGGCCAAGGCTCGCTTCCTGAATGAGGTCATTCATGGGCGCGCCATAGCGGCGGAATTTGCTGGCCATGGAAATCGCCAGCCGCATGTAGGCGGTGACAAGGCGGTGCAGCGCGGCTTCGTCGCGGTGATCGCGCCACGCGTAAGCAAGTTGAAGTTCGGTTTCCGCGTCCAGAAGTTCGGCCTTCATGGCCTGGCGCGGCATGGACATTGTGCTCGTCATGTCTTTCGGCATTCTCGACCTCCCAGGTGCGAAACAGCGGATCGGATCTTTCGCCTTTTTCCTGATCAGTGTTACGCAAGGGCTAAAGGTTTGGATCACAACAAGGCGTTAAGAATGATGCAGCCAAAGCGGAGTTTCGTGATCGGCGGGGCCAGCAGCGGGAAATCGTCCTGGGCGGAAACCCATGCAAAACAATTGGATGCAAGGCCCTTCTACATCGCCACGGCGCAGGCATTTGATGCGGAAATGCGCGAAAAAATTTATGCGCATCAGAAACAACGCGGCGCGGCGTGGGACACGATCGAAGCGCCGCTGCAGGTGGCTGAAGCGCTTGGTACCCTGCCCGCCGGACGTGCCGCGCTGCTGGATTGCGCCACACTCTGGCTCACCAACCACCTGCTCGCCGAGCATGATCTGGAAGCCGAGGAAGCTGCACTTCTGGCCGCCATCAGCGCCTGCAAGGCGGATCTTGTGATCGTCAGCAATGAAGTGGGCGGAGGGATTGTGCCCGAGAACGCGCTCTCCCGGCGGTTCCGTGCGGCGCAGGGGCGGCTGAACCAGAAGCTGGCCGCACAAGCGAGCGTCGTGGTGACGGTGATCGCGGGCCTGCCGCTCGCGCTGAAAGGCCAGTTGCCATGATCCGCTTTTGGTGGGTGCGCCACGGCCCGACCCATGAAACCGCCTTCACCGGCTGGCGCGACGTCCCGGCCGATCTGTCCGACACCGCCCTGATCGCCCGCGTGTCCGAAGCCCTGCCTGAGGGGGCCCCCGTGATCTCCTCCGATCTGCGCCGCGCGGTCGACACCGCCACCGCCATCGCCGGCACCCGCCCGCGCCTGCCCCACCGCGCAGGCCTGCGCGAGTTCGATTTCGGCGCATGGGACGGCAAACACTGGCGCGAGGTCGCCGAGAGCCACCCGGAGCTTTCCCGCCGCTACTGGGAAGAACCCGGCGAAGCCGCCCCTCCGGGTGGGGAAAGCTGGAACACCGCCGCGCGCCGCATCCGCACCGAGATCGACGCGCTCTGCGCCGCGCCTCCTGCCGCCGACATCATCCTCGTGGCACATTTCGGCACCATCCTGACGCAAGTGCAGCGCGGCCTTGGCGTGAGCGCATACGAGGCATTGGCGCACAGGATCGACAACCTTTCCATCACGCGGATCGACGTTGATGAAGGCCAATGGAGCGCCCCGCTGATCAATCACGTTCCGTGATATCCACCAGCAAAAACATTCGCTTTCCTCATGCGCGCGCCCCGCTTAGCCTTGCGCCATGACCTATGACCTCGCTCTCGCCGATCGTTCCTATTCCAGCTGGTCCCTGCGTGGATGGCTGCTGTTCGAGAAATTCAACATCCCCGTGCGGACCCGCTTCGCCCGGCTCTACACCGAGGCTTTCCCGGCCATGATGGCCGATTTTGCCCCCGCCCGCACGGTGCCTGCGCTGCGCACACCCGGCGGCACGGTGATCCCGGAGTCGCTCGCCATCGCGGAGGAGCTCGCGAGCCGCCACCCGGACGCGGGCCTGCTGCCCGCTGATCCGACAAAACGCGCCGTCGCCCGTGCCTTGATGGCCGAGATGCACGCCGGGTTCACCGCCCTGCGCTCCGCCTGCCCGATGAACATGCGCGTGTCTTATCAAGGCTTTGAGCCGGATGAAGCCGTGCAAAAAGACCTGCGCCGCCTTGAGGAGATCTGGGCCTGGGCGAGGGAGGCCACCGGCAGTGAAGGCCCCTGGCTCTGCGGCGACTACTGCGCGGCAGATGCGTTTTTCGCCCCCGTGGCGGCGCGCGTGGCGGGCTACGGGCTGAAAATCGCCCCAGCGGCGCAAAGCTATGTGGAAGCGCATCTTGCCGACCCGGCCTTCCGCCGCTGGCGCGCCATGGGGCTGGTGGATGGCGAACCGCAGGCGTTCTACAAACGCGATTTCGCGCTGGTGCCCTGGCCCGGCCCCACGCCCCTGCCCGCCCGCGCGGTTGCAGGAAGCGAGGCGGAAAACAGCGCCTGCCCCTACTCCGGCAAACCTGTGACCCACGTGCTGGAACTCGATGGCCGCCGTTTCGGGTTCTGCAACGCTTTCTGCCGCGACAAGACCGTCGCCGATGCCGAAGCCTGGCCGGCCTTCCTCGATCTTTACCATTCCTAAACCAAGCGCCCGTT
The sequence above is drawn from the Pseudoruegeria sp. SHC-113 genome and encodes:
- a CDS encoding glutathione S-transferase, whose protein sequence is MTYDLALADRSYSSWSLRGWLLFEKFNIPVRTRFARLYTEAFPAMMADFAPARTVPALRTPGGTVIPESLAIAEELASRHPDAGLLPADPTKRAVARALMAEMHAGFTALRSACPMNMRVSYQGFEPDEAVQKDLRRLEEIWAWAREATGSEGPWLCGDYCAADAFFAPVAARVAGYGLKIAPAAQSYVEAHLADPAFRRWRAMGLVDGEPQAFYKRDFALVPWPGPTPLPARAVAGSEAENSACPYSGKPVTHVLELDGRRFGFCNAFCRDKTVADAEAWPAFLDLYHS